A DNA window from Aminivibrio sp. contains the following coding sequences:
- a CDS encoding amidohydrolase has product MNSLLIAGGTLWNGKEFTRGEALLLTEGVIAAAGPEDAVRAAAPASCIVLRLSGESVLPGFTDGHIHLTTWAKQKALLDLSSARSPAEALAMVRAESEKLPPDRWVRGWGYNDSRWPEGRSVTKDDLDGLGIPNPVLLQRVCTHLNVADSKALALSGLESADGVLPERDAIPALRAMERNVFSRPAVKEALKNALFELASHGITCAHPCGADDYGMEEDLSLYGELRDEGALPLRIFTYHDRHSYPVMPSGLGDGRVHYQGLKIYLDGSLGGRTAALSAPYSDDVWEEGRLNWTDDDVLELLREARRRGVQTMLHAIGDRALDQGLRCIEAVDGEFGVPALRDRINHVMVCRSDQRRRLAALGLFCDIQPAFVPSDMNMAENRLGRERLAWAYGWRSLLNEGLVISASSDAPVESVNPWLSVRHLLDRGGSGGGSVFRPEERLSLEEALPLFTSNPWRAIGRGTFSGRLAPGYAADVIVLDRDISGADGRTAGEVSPLFVLAGGILSKGELDGVSRFSR; this is encoded by the coding sequence ATGAACAGTCTGCTCATTGCCGGAGGAACTCTCTGGAACGGAAAAGAATTCACCCGGGGGGAGGCGCTCCTTCTCACCGAAGGCGTCATTGCCGCTGCGGGGCCCGAGGATGCCGTCCGGGCGGCGGCCCCTGCCTCCTGCATCGTCCTCCGGCTGTCGGGAGAGTCTGTCCTGCCCGGCTTCACCGACGGCCACATCCATCTCACTACATGGGCGAAACAGAAGGCCCTGCTGGACCTTTCCTCCGCCCGATCCCCGGCGGAAGCTCTGGCCATGGTAAGGGCGGAGTCGGAAAAACTCCCTCCCGACCGGTGGGTGCGGGGATGGGGCTACAACGACAGCCGCTGGCCGGAAGGCCGCTCCGTGACAAAAGATGATCTCGACGGGCTCGGCATTCCGAACCCCGTGCTTCTCCAGAGAGTGTGTACCCACCTGAACGTGGCGGACAGCAAGGCCCTGGCCCTCTCGGGGCTGGAAAGCGCCGACGGCGTTCTGCCCGAACGGGATGCCATCCCCGCCCTCAGGGCCATGGAGCGGAACGTGTTCTCCCGCCCCGCCGTAAAGGAAGCCCTGAAGAACGCCCTCTTCGAGCTGGCCTCCCACGGGATCACCTGCGCCCATCCCTGCGGCGCGGACGACTACGGCATGGAGGAGGACCTGTCCCTCTACGGGGAGCTCCGGGACGAAGGAGCCCTGCCTCTCAGGATCTTCACCTACCACGACAGGCACTCCTACCCTGTTATGCCCTCAGGCCTGGGGGACGGCCGGGTCCATTACCAGGGGTTGAAGATCTACCTCGACGGAAGCCTCGGTGGAAGGACGGCGGCTCTCTCGGCCCCCTATTCCGACGACGTGTGGGAAGAGGGAAGGCTCAACTGGACCGACGACGACGTGCTGGAACTGCTCCGGGAGGCCAGGAGACGGGGCGTCCAGACCATGCTCCACGCCATCGGCGACCGGGCCCTCGACCAGGGACTCCGGTGCATCGAGGCCGTGGACGGAGAATTTGGTGTTCCGGCTCTCCGGGACAGGATCAACCACGTGATGGTCTGCCGGTCTGATCAGCGCCGGAGACTCGCCGCCCTGGGGCTCTTCTGCGACATTCAGCCCGCCTTCGTTCCCAGCGACATGAACATGGCCGAAAACCGCCTGGGCAGGGAACGGCTCGCCTGGGCCTACGGCTGGCGGTCCCTGCTGAACGAGGGCCTTGTCATTTCGGCGTCCAGCGACGCCCCTGTGGAGTCGGTGAACCCCTGGCTCTCCGTCCGGCACCTCCTGGACCGTGGGGGCAGCGGCGGAGGATCTGTCTTCCGCCCGGAGGAACGGCTTTCCCTGGAGGAGGCGCTGCCTCTCTTCACCTCGAACCCCTGGCGGGCAATCGGAAGGGGAACCTTTTCCGGCAGGCTCGCGCCGGGATACGCCGCCGACGTCATCGTCCTCGACCGGGATATTTCGGGGGCGGACGGCAGGACCGCAGGGGAGGTCTCACCTCTTTTCGTTCTCGCCGGAGGGATTCTGTCGAAGGGGGAACTGGACGGCGTTTCCCGTTTTTCCCGTTGA